Within the Arthrobacter sp. V1I7 genome, the region CAACGGCAATCTGCACACCTGGTGGCATGACAACGGAGTCTTCAACACAGAAAGCCCTATCAGGAACGACGAGGTCCGTCGTTCCTCCTTCTACGACGTTCAGGTGGCCTCGGCCAACCAACCGGAGAAGGCCTACGACGCGTTCACCTACATGAGCATTCCCCGCAGCGGAAAGGACAAGATCGGCTACACCAAGGAAGACGGCGCCGAGTTCTCCTCCCAAGCCGACCTGACCATGAGCTGGTCCAGCTTCGAATACGCCAAAGACGTCTGGGTGGATGTCAATCTCAAGACGGGCCAGACCATCACGTCGGCGGACCAGGTCCAGATCCGCCCCAGCAGCTACAACTTCGAAAAGAAGCTCGTGGACGCGGACACCGTGAAGATCAAGGTGCCCTACTCCGATGCCGGCTACCGGTTCTCGGTGGAATTCGAGCCGCAGCTGTACACGGCCTTTAACGACATGTCCGGGGACAGCGGCAAGCTGACCACCGAGGCCGAGGGCAACCGCGCCATCCACACCGAGCCCCGGAATTCGATGATGATCTTTGCGGAGCCGAAACTCCGCGGCGAGCAGAAGGAGCGGCTGATTCCCACGGAGGAGTCGGGCAGCATCCACTACCCTGCGGAAGGCGAGGTGACGGACCTCAACTCTGTTACCCAGGAAATTATCTACTTCAAGCCCGGCACCTACAGCATGGGTTCGGACTACCACGCGGTCCTGCCGCCCAACGTAAAGTGGGTCTATCTGGCGCCGGGAGCGTACGTAAAGGGAGCCTTCCGGTTCCTCCACGACAACCAGAGCCAGTACAAGGTCACCGGCTACGGGGTCCTCTCCGGCGAGCAGTACGTGTACGAGGCGGACACCAACGACGACTACAACCACCTCAGCGGAGCATCCAACTGCCACGCGTCTTGCGTTAAGATGCTGCAATTCGCCTCGGCCGACGCCGAACAGAAACTGGACCTCCAGGGCGTCACGATCAACGAACCTCCCTACCACTCCTTCGTCGTCTACGGCAACGAGCAGACCTTCCGCATGAACGTGGAGAACTACAAGCAGGTGGGCAGCTGGTACTGGCAGACAGACGGCATCGAGCTGTACAAAGGCAGCACCATGAAGAACACCTTCTTCAACGCGAACGACGACGTGCTGAAGATGTACCACAGCGACGTCACCATCGATAACACCGTGATTTGGAAGAACGAGAACGGACCCGTGATCCAGTGGGGCTGGACTCCCCGGAATATCGACAACGTCAACGTCACCAACACCACAGTCATTCACAACCGGATGTACTGGAAGGACGTCAAATACAACACCTGCATCCTCAATTCCTCCTCACACTGGGAGGACATGGGCTCCACCACCAAGGCGGACCCCAACACCACAGTGAAGAACATGCGGTTCGAAAACATCACGGTTGAAGGCATGACCAACTGCGCCATCCGCGTCTACGCCCTGTCCGACACGGAGAACATCCACGTGAAGAACCTCAACATCGGCGGCTGGAACGGGCTCGACTGGACCTCCCAGGTCAACCAGCTCAAGCGCTACACCAACCCGGCCGGCGAGAAGGTCATCATCGGCAACGAGATTCCTGAGGGTCAGGGGCTCGCGCTTGAGAACTACTCGGTGGGCGGTGAAGTGATCGAGAAAGCGGGCGGCAACTGGGCTGACTACCAGCTGGGCCGGCTCGGTTTCGACGGCGACAACTGGGACAGCTGGAACGCCTTCAAGTCAACGCCGTGAGCAGCGGCTGAGCAAGCATAGATCCTGCCACAAGTGGGCAGCAGGCCAACAAGCTGCAGCCCACTTCTGCCATCAATGACGTGCATTCGAGTCACTACACCCCGGTTAGCCAACCCCGATTCTGTCGGCGAGGCTATCCCAGATCGCGGATGAGCTCTCCGCAGGATACGAAGGCCCAGACCCTGCCGCGACTGTAGGCGCGCCCTGCCCGGTGCGTCAGACGGGGACCTCTAAGTCAGCAGCGAGCCGCGCCCTTCTCAACTCTGCCGTCCCGTCGCCGCCGACTTCGCTATAGTCCTTGTGGCACTCACCATGACCGCTCTGAACAGCCACGCCTGCGACTGACCATGTCCTGAAAAGGCGGAAGGGTCCGCCTAGGAGCGGGCCCTTCCGTCCAGGTCCGATGGGTTCCCGCCCATCCTCCCCAGCTATGTATTCACCACCTAAGGAGGGCTCATGTCTCACAATGTTCACCGGCCACGCACCAACGACAGCCCCATCACAGTCAAAGACCTGCTCCCTGGCCACCCAACGCTCCCGCTGTCCCTTGAGGTCACGACGGGCGACGACCCGCTAAGCCGGGACAGCAACCTCAGCGAAGCGGTCGACCGGGTGATACCTGCCGCGTTGAGGTGCAGGCACGGCATACTCGTCACTCAACGCGACCGCGGCAGGTACACCGTGCAGGTCGATCCCGGCGTGCCCTGCGGCACCATCCACGAAAAGCGCTGCTGAAACAAACACTTCGGCACACCGCTGCCCACCAAGGGCCGCCTGCGGCCGCCCCCTTCCCTGCCCGCTCCTGCCTCGAACGGAACCCCAATTGGACGAGAAGCTGCACAAGAACCTCCCGCTGATCGGCATCGACATCGGTGGCACGGGAATTAAGGGCGGCATCGTCGACCTGAAAAACGGCACGCTTCTGTGTGCACCATTCCGCGTACCCACCCCGCAGCCAGCCACCCCTGAGTCCGTTGCCGAAGCCGTGGCGCTGGTGGTCGCCGAGCTCTCGGCCAGGCCGGAAGCCCCTGCTGCCGGATCCCCCGTGGGCGTCACCTTCCCCGGGATCATCCAGCACGGCGTGGTCCACTCCGCCGCGAACGTTGACAAGAGCTGGCTCAACACGGACATCGGCGCCCTTCTGACGGCGCGCCTCGGCCGGCCCGTTGAGGTCATCAACGACGCCGACGCCGCCGGGCTTGCGGAAGCCGCTGCAGCGCAGACCATCGAGGCCGACGGTGGACTGGACGTGCTCGTTAACAACGCCGGCATCGAAGGACGGGCGCGAAACGGAGGTGTTGCCGGTGCCGCAGAGGTGACCGCAGACATGATGCGGACCCTGTTCGAGACGAACGTCTTCGGCGTTGTGCGCGTCATCCACGCATTCCGGCCGCTGCTGCAGCGCTCCACTGCCCCGGTCGTGGTCAACCTCAGCAGCGGCCTGCCTCCATTACCCGGGTCACCGCGCCGGGCACGCCGACATATGCTTACCCAGGGGTCGCCTATCCGGCGTCGAAGACCGCGGTCAACATGATCACCGTGCAATATGCCAAGGCGTTCCCGGGCATGCGGATCAACGCGGTCGAGCCCGAATACACCGCTACGGACCTGAACGGGAACACAGGCACCCAGACCGTTGAGCAGGTGCGGAGATCATCGTCCGCATGGCGCAGGTAGGCCACGACGCCCGACCGGAGGCTACTTCGACGTCGACGGACCCCTCCCCTGGTAAGAGAAGGACACCCGGTGCAAAGGAGCAGCTCGATTTACCAGCAGGTCGCCGCATGGGGAACCTTGGGTTCTTGCGGTGAATGAAATCTCATCCCGACTGAAGCGGGTGCAGTTTCTAAGAATCCGTGCAGCGCTCATCCAGACGGATCCGCCATCAATGTGATACTTGGGCGTCCAGGGCAAACTTTGATGCGTGGTACCAACCACCCAGGGGCGAGCTGAACTCCCCTGGGAGGCTGGATACCAACGTCGGATGTTGCGACCGCTGCGCTTCGCCGCCATAGCCGACTTTTTCGGGCTTGTGTTGCGCCCGGCCCGCCGATCATCCACACTGACTACAGATCTGCAGGAGAGTGCTTCCGCCGATCCAGCCCGCCGGACACCGGCCAGGCACCGCCCCATCAGAGACTGTCGGGCAACCCCTCTCGAACCACCGCTTCCTGCCTCCCCGGGTGCGCCCGGACCGGAAACCCGTGCCCACTGAGAGCCCCGGCCATCCCGCCGAGAAAGAGACCAACATGATCAAATGCCACTCGGACGTCGTCCTGGAAATCATTGCCCACGAGATCCGTTCCGCGGCTACGCCAACGCGATCCGCGACGAGCTGCCCGAAGCCATCACCGTCCTGGATCCATTCCATGTCGTGAAACTGGGATCGGCCATGGTCGATGAGGTCCGCCGCCGGGTCCAGCAGGACACGCTGGGGCACCGGGGCCGCAAGGGCGATCCGCTCTACGGGATCCGCCGGACCCTGCAGATCGGCGCGGAACATCTGACCGAGAAACAGGCTTCCCGGCTCGATGCGAAGCTCACTGCCGGAGACCCGGGCCAGGAGGTCACGCTGGCCTGGCATTGCTACCAGAAGCTCCGCAACATCTACCACGGCCGCCCGGAGCGCGGTAGGGAACTTGTGGCCGAGGTGATCACATCGTTCCCGACCTGCCCGATCCCGGAAGTCGCCCGCCTCGGCCGGACACTCAAACAATGGAAGACGGCGATCCTGGCCTACTTCGACACCAACGGCGCCTCGAACGGGCCCACCGAAGCGATCAACGGCGTCATCGAAACCACCCGAAGGATCGCCCGCGGCTTCCGCAACTTCACCAACTACCGGCTCAGATGCCTACTTGCCGCCGGTGGACACCGCCCTTACCGGATCCAAAAGACCAACCATGCCTAAATGCGAAGGGCCCCTTATCCTGTCTTTGCCGATGAGGTGGGCCGACGATTTCAGCCAGAGAACTTTCCAGATCACCTCGAACAGGAGAATCGACTGTTTTCCGATGGGCTATCTGACGTCTAGGAATGCCGCCAGCCAAATCGCTATCAGAATGCAGACGGCTCCCCCTCGTCACTGGCGTGAAGCCGCGTAGAAAAGGACCGGCCACTTGACGGTCCTGAAGCCTACGGCCACCAACAACAGCATGGTTGACGCTTCCGGGTGTCTCAGCGCGACCGCCACCGTTTCCCGAACTTCGGAGCCGAAGTTTCCGAGGCACAAGTGAACTTAGACCGAAATCAGGCCTCTTGCCGGGCCGGTGCCGCGGTCTGGTCGGCGTATTCGTTAGGGATGTTCCGGAGCATCCATATCGCCAGCCAGATGGCGGCCACGGCTAGGCCAACCAAACCCAGCTGAAGCACAGTTTCCGGAAAGACAGTACGCAAGGAGATGGGCATGGCACTCGCCGTGTAGAGGAAGATCGCGCCCTTCGGCACAACTGAGGTGCGCCAGAGCGCCACCATGAAGAGCACGGTGCCGAGCAGAAACAGAACTGATACCGCTGTCAGGGCGGTACCGAGCGGGCCCGCACGCAACGCACTTATTACACCAGGATCGACGTAGGGAAAGACAAGGTTGAGAACAAATTCGACCCCGACGAGCCCAGCCAACGAAGTTACGCTGAGCAGGGCACCTGAGGTGGCCAGCGCCCCGATTTTGCGCGCAATCAGCAGGTAAATACCTATCACCAGTCCCATAGCGGCGAGTTGGGCGACCGGTGCGGCCAGCTGGGTGAAGGGCGACGTAGGGATGATTCCAGCCCGTTTAGCCGCGTTCACCACCAATATGGCTCCTGAGAGTAATCCCGCGAAGGCGAAGATCTTAATCAGTACGGCAGGTAGGAATACCTGAATTTTGGAGGACATTTGAGGCTCTTGTCTGTTTGGGTAATGCGGGAAATAACGAGTGCTTCAACATTCGTCATGCCGGCGTGGGTGCCAGCGACAATTGAAAGCTACCGGCGTGGGTGGTGACCGGGCATCACCCTCCGTGGTGATTAATGTGGTGATTAACGTGGTGATCGGATTCTTGGTGGTGCGTTAGATCAGGCACACTCTTGGCGATGGGAGCGGGGGATGACGACCAGGGTCGCGACCGTTCCAACAACTGAGGAGCCTGTTTGTCTGGGCACGTACACGACAGGGCGCTGGTCATCGTCGTCGCTCGCGGCAGGTACGTCGAACGGCTCAGCTGAACCATGGGAAAGGGGACCTGCAGGAGGTGTGCTGGATGTCAGAAAAGTCCAGTTCGAACGCTCCGAATCATTTGCCGACCGCTCAGTTCTCTAGCGGCCCGGGGCCTGGTTAGTGGTTTCGCCCTCCCACGCAATGCCGTCACCGACGCTGCCGATCTGGTCCGTTGCCTCGATTGGCTCCACGGAAATCAGGAGGATGCCGAGGTCACGGATCTTTGTAAGCAGCCCGTGCAGGGCAGCTTGGTCGGTGACGGGACCGCTGAGGCTTGTCGTGCCGTCGTTTTCGCGGGTCAGGGTGAGGTAATCGAACCAGACTGACCAGTGGTCCGGAAGATGCCCGTCGACCCGAAGCCGGTAGCCGTGGGGTATGTGGGACTGACTCATGAGAGCAGGACCTCGCCCGTTGCCCTGGCTGCTCGGTTGCCGCCGCTGCGGATGATGAACTCCGCAGCAATAAGATTCAGGGCCCATCCTGCCCCCAGCATGAGGTCCGTGGTGAGTTCGCTGACGCCGAAGACGGCATTCCCGATGCCTTGGGTGAAGACCTGGGTGCCGGCGCCGAGAGCCAGCGCGTAGGCGCGTGTCATCCAGGCCCGGTGACGTGCTACGTCGGCGTGGCAGACCGCTGCGAGGCCGAGGATGATGCTGGCCGCCATGCCAGAACCGAACGCCAGCCGGAGGAGGTAGGCGAGCTCCCCGGTGCCGGGCTGTCGGGGGTAAAACTGCGTCATCCACAGCGCGGAGAACGCAACGGTGAGTCCCAGGATCACGAGGACGTGTCCGGCCGCACGGTGCCAGGCCGGCCAGCGACGCCGGCACCCGGGGGAGAACTGGAAAGCGCCCAGGACCGCGTAGGGGATCGCGCTGACGATGTGCACGACCACGGGCACGGGTGAGGCCGTCATGCTGGCGTTCTCCGGGATAAGAGTCTGGCCGCCGGCCAGCTCGATAAGCCGTAAAGGGCCGGCTGCGGCGGGGACGAAGACGAGGGCGACCAGTGCGAACGGCACCCACCCGGTCGATCGTGTCGACCAGGTGGGGCGCGCTGCCTTGTGCATCGTCACTTGGCGCCGGCAGAGTTGAGCGGAAAGCTTATTTTCTGGGACGGGGATCGAACCGCCCCGGAGCGCTGGTCCCGCCACAACGAGTATCCCAGACCCACCAGTGCGACACCGGTGGGTATGGCGAACAGCCTTTCGTTGACTTGCGGAAGCAAGGGGATGGCCAGAGTTGCCACGGAGCCGACGGCGAGCAGCAAGGCGGCCCAGCGGGCGAGGACCTTGGCGCGGAAGAGGCCGATCCCGAACAGAAGTCCGCCGCCCAGGAACGTGGCTGCCGAAACGAGGATAAGGACTTGCATCAGGCCGATGTCGCCGCTGGCGCGCCCGCCGGTAACCACGGCAAAGACGTCGTTGACGTATCCGGGTGAGGTGTGGGCAAGAGTCGAAAAGACAACGGCCCCGATCACTTCAACGCTCATCATAATGAGGTAACCGGCGCCGAACACGAAGTACCCGATCAGTCCCAGCACTCCGGCCTGCTTCACCTGGCGCAGGTACATCCCGGTGATGCCGGCCAGCGACAACCCGGCCATGAGCACCTTCAGGCTTTGGCGGACCGTGTACTCGGTGGTCGTGGCGAACTCCGCATCCAGTTGGGGGTGGTTAATTTGGACGCCGATGAACAGCAGGCCTGCAGCGACGGCGGACAGGCCGGCCGCCCGTGTGAGGTTGGTGGTGGTGATGGACATCTTCGGCTCCTGGGTCTGGGTTCCCGCATCAGGGCGTCGCGGGATGATCCAAACCTAGGGACGGGCTGGGTGAGCAGGCATCACCCCATGATGTGACTTACAGGGTGAGATTTGGCTGTCCCGGTTACGTGAGGCCCCGGTCGCGCGCCTGGCGGACCGCGGCCTGGCGGGTGGTGACGGCGAGCTTCGTGAAGATGTGCCTCGTGTGGGT harbors:
- a CDS encoding DUF2306 domain-containing protein produces the protein MPFALVALVFVPAAAGPLRLIELAGGQTLIPENASMTASPVPVVVHIVSAIPYAVLGAFQFSPGCRRRWPAWHRAAGHVLVILGLTVAFSALWMTQFYPRQPGTGELAYLLRLAFGSGMAASIILGLAAVCHADVARHRAWMTRAYALALGAGTQVFTQGIGNAVFGVSELTTDLMLGAGWALNLIAAEFIIRSGGNRAARATGEVLLS
- a CDS encoding transposase → MPLGRRPGNHCPRDPFRGYANAIRDELPEAITVLDPFHVVKLGSAMVDEVRRRVQQDTLGHRGRKGDPLYGIRRTLQIGAEHLTEKQASRLDAKLTAGDPGQEVTLAWHCYQKLRNIYHGRPERGRELVAEVITSFPTCPIPEVARLGRTLKQWKTAILAYFDTNGASNGPTEAINGVIETTRRIARGFRNFTNYRLRCLLAAGGHRPYRIQKTNHA
- a CDS encoding family 49 glycosyl hydrolase; this translates as MPGTGLGQLAKRISAAAAVIVFSSGAALPAQAAAVSTAPSQSVPAAAAKDTPITTADNGNLHTWWHDNGVFNTESPIRNDEVRRSSFYDVQVASANQPEKAYDAFTYMSIPRSGKDKIGYTKEDGAEFSSQADLTMSWSSFEYAKDVWVDVNLKTGQTITSADQVQIRPSSYNFEKKLVDADTVKIKVPYSDAGYRFSVEFEPQLYTAFNDMSGDSGKLTTEAEGNRAIHTEPRNSMMIFAEPKLRGEQKERLIPTEESGSIHYPAEGEVTDLNSVTQEIIYFKPGTYSMGSDYHAVLPPNVKWVYLAPGAYVKGAFRFLHDNQSQYKVTGYGVLSGEQYVYEADTNDDYNHLSGASNCHASCVKMLQFASADAEQKLDLQGVTINEPPYHSFVVYGNEQTFRMNVENYKQVGSWYWQTDGIELYKGSTMKNTFFNANDDVLKMYHSDVTIDNTVIWKNENGPVIQWGWTPRNIDNVNVTNTTVIHNRMYWKDVKYNTCILNSSSHWEDMGSTTKADPNTTVKNMRFENITVEGMTNCAIRVYALSDTENIHVKNLNIGGWNGLDWTSQVNQLKRYTNPAGEKVIIGNEIPEGQGLALENYSVGGEVIEKAGGNWADYQLGRLGFDGDNWDSWNAFKSTP
- a CDS encoding ROK family protein, encoding MDEKLHKNLPLIGIDIGGTGIKGGIVDLKNGTLLCAPFRVPTPQPATPESVAEAVALVVAELSARPEAPAAGSPVGVTFPGIIQHGVVHSAANVDKSWLNTDIGALLTARLGRPVEVINDADAAGLAEAAAAQTIEADGGLDVLVNNAGIEGRARNGGVAGAAEVTADMMRTLFETNVFGVVRVIHAFRPLLQRSTAPVVVNLSSGLPPLPGSPRRARRHMLTQGSPIRRRRPRST